From Zavarzinella sp., one genomic window encodes:
- a CDS encoding DUF1559 domain-containing protein, with protein MKTLFLVFLSFGVVVTGILAAPPAKTKDAPVEFGIKVEPTIDLELLKKNAIVRVKEAANRAKSQNNLRQLGIAMHTYHDVYNHLPGNVVDKKGAPLLSWRVLLLPYIEEDTLFKEFKLDEPWDSKHNIKLLEKMPKVYQSPRVKTEKPGYTVYQRFFGPKTAFPDHNSQMKITSFQDGTSNTLMTFEGARAVPWTKPEDPTVDAKNGVPDQSGPYFNGTVSVGMGDGSVRTVRWKTIDKDVLRYLIDPADGMVVPNID; from the coding sequence ATGAAAACATTGTTTTTAGTATTTCTTTCGTTTGGTGTGGTGGTAACAGGCATCCTTGCCGCACCGCCTGCTAAAACCAAAGATGCCCCGGTTGAATTTGGCATCAAGGTAGAACCAACGATCGATCTGGAGTTATTAAAGAAGAACGCCATTGTGCGAGTGAAAGAAGCTGCAAACCGAGCCAAAAGCCAGAACAATCTGAGACAACTCGGCATCGCCATGCACACTTACCATGATGTTTACAACCATCTGCCGGGTAACGTGGTGGACAAAAAAGGTGCCCCACTCCTTAGTTGGCGGGTGCTGCTACTGCCTTACATCGAAGAAGACACATTGTTCAAGGAATTCAAACTGGATGAACCTTGGGATTCCAAGCACAATATTAAGCTGCTGGAAAAAATGCCCAAGGTTTACCAGTCGCCACGTGTGAAAACAGAAAAACCTGGCTATACCGTTTATCAGCGATTTTTTGGGCCGAAAACTGCTTTTCCGGACCATAACTCTCAAATGAAAATTACCAGCTTCCAAGATGGCACTTCAAATACACTGATGACCTTCGAAGGTGCCCGTGCGGTGCCGTGGACCAAACCGGAAGACCCCACGGTCGATGCGAAGAACGGTGTTCCCGATCAAAGCGGCCCATACTTCAATGGAACCGTAAGCGTGGGGATGGGGGATGGTTCCGTACGGACGGTCCGTTGGAAGACAATCGACAAAGATGTCCTGCGTTATCTGATTGATCCCGCCGATGGTATGGTG
- a CDS encoding DUF1559 domain-containing protein yields the protein MFRLFMCCTMCLGLQSAVDAAPPAKVKVKPEEFGIKVEPVIDLQLMNKNAIVRLKNSANLSKSANNMKMLGIAFHSYHDTMNHFPANIVDKNGKVLLSWRVLLLPYLEQEELFKQFKLNEPWDSKHNAKLIDKMPKVYQSPLVKTSQTGYTVYQRFHGKNTLLPEPNSQLSFAAITDGTSNTIMTFEGARAVVWTKPDDLTVEEGKDIPLQGGPYFNGKANVGFADGWVRPINWNKIDQKTLRILLDPQDGMPLPDFE from the coding sequence ATGTTTCGATTGTTCATGTGTTGTACGATGTGCCTGGGTTTGCAATCAGCAGTGGATGCTGCCCCACCTGCGAAGGTGAAAGTAAAGCCTGAAGAGTTTGGCATCAAGGTGGAACCCGTCATCGATCTGCAATTAATGAATAAGAACGCCATTGTGCGTCTAAAGAATAGTGCAAATCTCTCGAAAAGTGCCAACAACATGAAAATGCTCGGCATCGCCTTTCATTCTTATCATGATACGATGAACCATTTTCCAGCAAATATCGTCGACAAAAATGGGAAAGTGTTATTGAGTTGGCGTGTGTTATTGCTGCCATATCTGGAACAGGAAGAGCTGTTTAAGCAGTTCAAACTGAATGAACCTTGGGATTCCAAGCACAATGCAAAATTGATTGACAAAATGCCCAAGGTCTATCAATCGCCTCTGGTAAAAACTTCTCAGACTGGATATACGGTTTACCAGCGATTCCATGGGAAAAATACCTTATTACCTGAACCAAATTCGCAACTCAGTTTTGCCGCAATTACGGATGGTACTTCGAATACCATCATGACCTTCGAAGGTGCCCGTGCGGTAGTTTGGACAAAGCCAGATGACCTCACTGTTGAAGAAGGTAAAGATATCCCACTGCAAGGAGGGCCTTATTTTAACGGCAAAGCGAATGTTGGTTTTGCAGATGGCTGGGTAAGACCAATCAATTGGAACAAAATCGATCAGAAAACGTTACGTATTCTACTTGACCCACAGGATGGAATGCCCCTGCCGGATTTTGAATAA
- a CDS encoding DMT family transporter produces the protein MIECRLNHQKPLFYRWDAKKWHYRNSFLVRHLKSWVYLLVFAAGGVLAMQAAVNGRLGQALHHRMHAVLASFIIGTIFAISYCLLEYRPTQFVSAAKTSPWWIWLGGLMGVFFVWSTIFAVPRIGVVAVLPLVVAGQLAVSLLIEYFGWFRTAPQPLSTAKVAGCILVLAGAVLFAASKAKSS, from the coding sequence ATGATTGAATGTAGGTTAAACCACCAGAAACCACTATTCTACAGATGGGACGCCAAGAAGTGGCATTATCGTAACTCCTTTCTGGTCAGGCATTTGAAGAGTTGGGTTTACTTATTGGTTTTTGCTGCAGGTGGGGTGCTGGCAATGCAGGCCGCCGTCAATGGTCGTTTGGGTCAGGCACTGCACCACCGGATGCACGCTGTGCTGGCATCGTTTATTATCGGCACGATATTTGCTATATCTTACTGCCTGCTGGAATATCGCCCCACCCAGTTTGTCAGTGCGGCGAAAACTTCCCCATGGTGGATCTGGCTGGGCGGTCTGATGGGGGTATTTTTTGTCTGGTCAACAATTTTCGCGGTACCCAGGATTGGCGTTGTTGCGGTTCTGCCACTGGTCGTGGCCGGTCAACTGGCTGTTTCGCTGCTGATTGAGTATTTTGGCTGGTTTCGAACTGCCCCACAGCCGTTGAGCACTGCCAAAGTGGCAGGATGTATCTTGGTTTTGGCCGGTGCCGTTCTTTTTGCTGCTTCCAAAGCAAAGTCTTCATAA
- a CDS encoding Hsp70 family protein, whose translation MHTSRFIIGIDLGTTNCAVSYLDTGSPEPSVSDLAIPQIVRAGLVDERPLLPSFLYLPGAGEQPEGSMKLQWGANRDWCVGEFARNFGSQVPNRLVASAKSWLCHPGIDHRQAILPWQAPEGNRKISPFEACVRYLRHLADAWNATKAGDNLENRFEEQEVFLTVPASFDPIARELTVQAAKEAGYQHVTLLEEPQAAFYAWLAGNPNWRDQVTPGDLILVVDVGGGTTDLTLIEVTEDAGNLALTRLAVGDHLLLGGDNMDLTLAHHLAQVFASKGHKLDLARTIQLGFSARQAKETLLNHPEQTSAPVTVLGSGRSVIANTLKADLQRDDVLRIILDGFFAQCPLTESPQKSANAGFQELGLPYVSDPAITRHLAEFLTKNRDFLRERDSKETKKVKSLKKSTHALPTKVLFNGGVFKSNPLQERLLTVLNEWAKSEHTETVSSLTGSDLDQAVARGAAYYGLVRRGSGIRIRGGTPRSYYIGIETAMPAVPGFPRPIKALCVAPFGMEEGSQVDIPSQEFGLIVGQQAKFRFLASNLRRNDHPGSIIEDWEADIEELAPVATTLEGAAGQLVPVHLHTKVTETGQMELWCFSRDNQHQWKLEYDVRNKSATT comes from the coding sequence ATGCATACTTCCCGCTTTATCATCGGTATCGATCTGGGCACCACCAATTGTGCCGTTTCTTACCTCGATACAGGTTCCCCCGAGCCTAGCGTAAGCGATTTAGCCATCCCACAGATCGTGCGTGCGGGTCTGGTTGATGAACGCCCACTGTTGCCTTCCTTTTTGTACCTGCCGGGTGCCGGTGAACAGCCCGAAGGCAGCATGAAGCTACAGTGGGGGGCTAATCGAGACTGGTGCGTGGGAGAATTTGCCCGCAATTTCGGCTCGCAAGTGCCAAATCGGCTGGTCGCTTCTGCAAAATCGTGGTTATGCCATCCCGGGATTGATCATCGGCAGGCAATTTTGCCATGGCAGGCACCCGAAGGAAATCGCAAGATTTCGCCCTTTGAAGCCTGTGTGCGGTATTTACGGCACCTGGCAGATGCCTGGAACGCCACCAAAGCAGGCGATAATTTAGAAAATCGCTTTGAAGAACAGGAAGTTTTCCTGACGGTCCCCGCTTCATTCGACCCAATCGCCCGCGAATTGACCGTCCAGGCTGCAAAAGAAGCTGGCTATCAGCATGTGACTCTGCTGGAAGAGCCCCAGGCGGCGTTTTATGCCTGGTTGGCTGGGAATCCGAACTGGCGAGATCAGGTAACTCCAGGTGATTTGATTCTGGTCGTCGACGTGGGTGGTGGTACCACTGACCTGACACTGATTGAAGTGACGGAAGATGCAGGCAACCTGGCACTGACCCGCCTGGCAGTGGGGGATCACCTGCTGTTAGGTGGCGATAATATGGACCTGACGCTTGCCCACCATTTAGCACAAGTATTTGCCAGCAAAGGACATAAGCTCGATCTGGCACGCACCATTCAGTTGGGGTTCAGTGCTCGGCAGGCAAAAGAAACTTTGCTGAATCACCCAGAACAGACTTCGGCACCAGTCACCGTGTTGGGAAGTGGGCGATCGGTGATTGCCAACACATTGAAAGCCGATTTACAGCGGGATGATGTGCTGCGGATCATTCTGGATGGCTTTTTTGCCCAATGCCCACTAACAGAATCGCCACAAAAATCGGCGAATGCAGGTTTTCAGGAATTGGGTCTGCCGTACGTCAGTGATCCAGCGATTACCAGACATCTGGCAGAATTTCTGACCAAAAATCGCGACTTTTTGCGTGAACGAGACTCAAAAGAAACCAAAAAGGTGAAAAGCTTAAAAAAGTCGACCCACGCTTTGCCTACGAAAGTTCTGTTTAACGGTGGGGTATTTAAATCCAATCCCCTGCAAGAACGACTGCTTACCGTGTTGAATGAGTGGGCAAAATCCGAACATACAGAAACAGTTTCCTCGCTGACAGGCAGCGATCTTGATCAGGCAGTAGCTCGTGGTGCTGCCTATTACGGGTTGGTGCGACGTGGCAGCGGTATTCGCATCCGTGGCGGCACTCCACGCTCTTATTACATTGGCATTGAAACGGCGATGCCTGCCGTACCCGGTTTTCCTCGCCCCATTAAGGCACTGTGCGTGGCCCCCTTTGGCATGGAGGAAGGCTCCCAGGTGGATATCCCCAGCCAGGAATTCGGTCTGATCGTGGGTCAGCAGGCAAAATTTCGCTTTTTGGCCTCCAATTTACGCCGAAATGACCATCCAGGCAGCATTATCGAAGATTGGGAAGCAGACATTGAAGAACTGGCCCCAGTAGCCACCACCCTGGAAGGTGCCGCAGGCCAGCTGGTGCCAGTCCACCTGCATACTAAAGTAACGGAAACCGGCCAAATGGAATTGTGGTGTTTCAGCAGAGACAACCAGCACCAGTGGAAATTGGAGTACGATGTCCGAAATAAGAGTGCCACCACATAA
- the infC gene encoding translation initiation factor IF-3, translated as MNEQIRFSPVRVVGAEGEQLGIIPTSQALEIARESGMDLVEVAARERPPVCKIMDYGKFRYEQSKSSKTKSHQQKLKEIRVRPKTGEHDVETKVNQAKKFLEHHDKVLVNVIFRGREMQHIEEGQRIMQMVLEQLAEFCKIEKPASMEGRRMTALLAPKSNKS; from the coding sequence ATCAATGAACAAATCCGATTTAGTCCCGTCCGCGTCGTCGGTGCTGAGGGCGAACAGTTAGGTATTATTCCCACGTCGCAGGCATTAGAAATCGCCCGCGAATCCGGTATGGATCTGGTCGAAGTGGCAGCGCGTGAGCGCCCACCAGTTTGCAAGATCATGGATTATGGCAAGTTTCGTTACGAGCAATCCAAGAGCAGCAAAACCAAATCCCACCAGCAGAAGCTGAAAGAAATCCGGGTGCGTCCGAAAACGGGCGAGCACGATGTTGAAACGAAGGTGAATCAAGCGAAGAAATTCCTGGAACACCATGATAAGGTGCTGGTCAACGTGATCTTTCGTGGGCGCGAAATGCAGCACATCGAAGAAGGTCAGCGGATTATGCAGATGGTTCTCGAGCAACTTGCAGAGTTCTGCAAAATCGAAAAACCTGCATCCATGGAAGGCCGAAGGATGACAGCATTGCTGGCACCGAAATCCAATAAAAGTTAA
- the speA gene encoding biosynthetic arginine decarboxylase: MGKMLDRESADGQEVRQWKLADSFDTYDIRSWGKGYFSINKKGNVTVHPNKKSDESIDLRLLIDELQDHDYNVPILIRFADILRHRVGEIAGSFQTAIDEHQYQGGYCCVYPIKVNQQRHVVEEILDFGKPYKFGIEAGSKPELLAVLAITDGSDTPIICNGFKDDEFIKMVILARKIGKNVIPVVEKFSELELIVKHSEELGVRPVIGVRVKLATRGSGRWKSSAGYRSKFGLTITEVLEALEYLKSRGMEDCLQMTHFHLGSQITNIRKVKDALTEAARIYVELYRAGAGLKLMDVGGGLGIDYDGSQTDFESSVNYTLQEYANDVVSRIMTVCNEAGVPHPTIISESGRAVVAYHSVLVFDVLGTSNFDRCESPAELPEDCPAPIRDMFTIHRELNKRNFLEGYHDSVQAIEEALNLFNLGYLSIELRALAERLFWAVGKKILRLIREMDYVPEELQNLETMLSDTYFCNFSVFQSMPDSWAIKQLFPIMPIHRLNEAPTRRAVLGDITCDSDGKVDQFIDRRDVRSTLELHPFNGEPYYLAAFLVGAYQEILGDLHNLFGDTNAVHVNLTDDGDYEIDDFIPGDRVDEVLNYVQFSSEKLIERMRKEVDKAVRAQKVTAREAKQFLRFYQEGMEGYTYLEE; this comes from the coding sequence ATGGGAAAAATGTTGGATCGAGAATCTGCGGATGGACAGGAAGTTCGCCAATGGAAGCTTGCTGACTCGTTCGATACATACGATATTCGGAGTTGGGGCAAAGGATATTTCTCGATCAACAAGAAAGGGAATGTTACCGTTCATCCCAACAAAAAATCGGACGAATCAATCGATCTTCGACTGCTGATCGACGAACTGCAGGATCACGATTACAACGTCCCGATTCTGATACGCTTTGCAGACATTCTCCGCCACCGGGTGGGAGAGATTGCAGGCTCATTCCAGACAGCAATCGACGAACACCAGTACCAGGGCGGCTATTGCTGTGTGTACCCGATTAAAGTAAACCAGCAACGTCATGTCGTCGAAGAAATCCTCGATTTTGGTAAGCCGTATAAGTTTGGTATTGAAGCGGGCTCGAAACCAGAACTGCTGGCCGTGCTCGCGATTACCGATGGCTCCGATACGCCAATCATCTGCAATGGCTTTAAAGATGATGAATTCATTAAGATGGTCATCCTCGCCCGCAAGATTGGCAAGAATGTCATCCCGGTTGTGGAAAAATTCAGCGAACTGGAATTGATCGTCAAGCATTCTGAAGAACTTGGTGTTCGACCGGTCATCGGTGTGCGCGTGAAATTAGCCACACGTGGGTCCGGTCGCTGGAAATCCAGTGCGGGCTATCGTTCAAAATTTGGCCTGACGATTACGGAAGTGCTGGAAGCACTGGAATATCTCAAATCGCGTGGGATGGAAGACTGCCTGCAAATGACCCACTTCCACCTGGGCAGTCAGATTACCAATATTCGCAAGGTGAAAGATGCCCTGACAGAAGCCGCACGGATTTATGTGGAACTGTACCGGGCAGGTGCTGGCCTGAAACTGATGGATGTTGGCGGGGGACTGGGAATTGATTACGATGGCAGCCAGACCGATTTTGAATCGAGCGTCAACTATACGCTGCAGGAATACGCAAACGACGTTGTATCGCGGATCATGACCGTTTGTAACGAAGCTGGAGTGCCGCACCCCACCATCATCAGTGAATCTGGCCGGGCAGTGGTTGCCTATCACAGCGTACTGGTCTTTGATGTGCTGGGTACATCGAATTTTGACCGTTGCGAATCGCCCGCAGAACTTCCTGAGGATTGCCCTGCTCCAATCCGCGATATGTTCACCATTCACCGTGAACTGAACAAACGCAATTTTCTGGAAGGCTACCACGACAGCGTGCAGGCAATTGAAGAAGCCTTGAATCTGTTTAATCTTGGCTACCTTTCGATTGAATTGCGAGCTCTTGCAGAACGGCTGTTCTGGGCCGTCGGAAAGAAAATTCTGCGTCTGATCCGTGAAATGGACTACGTTCCGGAAGAACTGCAAAATCTGGAAACAATGCTTTCCGATACATACTTCTGCAATTTTTCCGTGTTCCAGTCGATGCCGGATTCGTGGGCAATCAAACAACTATTCCCGATTATGCCTATCCACCGCCTGAACGAAGCCCCCACTCGCCGGGCGGTATTGGGCGACATCACCTGCGATTCGGATGGGAAAGTCGATCAATTTATTGATCGGCGTGATGTGCGAAGTACCCTGGAACTCCACCCTTTCAACGGCGAACCATATTATCTGGCTGCGTTCCTGGTGGGTGCGTATCAGGAAATCCTCGGCGATCTGCATAACCTCTTCGGCGATACCAATGCGGTCCACGTGAATCTGACTGATGATGGCGATTACGAAATTGATGACTTCATTCCTGGGGACCGAGTGGATGAAGTGTTGAATTACGTGCAGTTCTCTTCTGAAAAGTTAATTGAGCGAATGAGGAAAGAGGTAGACAAAGCAGTACGTGCCCAGAAAGTAACTGCCCGTGAAGCAAAACAATTTTTACGCTTTTATCAGGAAGGGATGGAAGGGTATACTTACCTGGAAGAATAA
- a CDS encoding sulfatase-like hydrolase/transferase: protein MSIRLSIILLLFTISFSTAGEQPPNIILCMTDDQGWGDASYQGHPKLKTPHLDDLSRRGIRFDRFYAAAPVCSPTRGSFLTGRHPNRFGCFLYGYPLKTEEITLPQYLQKAGYRTGHFGKWHLNGISGPGKAVLKSDPLHPGVFGFDRWVSASNFYDLNPSLGKDGVATDYQGDGSDIAVAETIKFIDAEQADDTKKPFCAVVWFGNPHLPHKALQEDLKAAGGSHYHGEIIAIDRAMGTIVKALADRRISENTIVFFCSDNGGKEVGSTGDLRGFKGSVWEGGLRVPGLLVWPSKIKPVVTAEPACTSDLLPTILDLLNIPLADKRPIDGVSWKPLIEGKPWKREGGIGFWHYAAGKKNAGNQKFAIEVGHAAWNKGNYKLHRTAKGDFQLYDLVTDRQEKNDLATKMPDLLKEYQAELTTWQKSVVNSYRGLDYPKK, encoded by the coding sequence ATGTCCATTCGACTCTCCATCATTTTGTTACTTTTCACTATTTCGTTTTCCACTGCTGGTGAACAACCGCCAAATATCATCCTCTGCATGACTGATGATCAGGGGTGGGGCGATGCGAGCTATCAGGGGCATCCCAAACTGAAGACTCCCCACCTGGATGATTTATCCCGCCGTGGGATTCGATTTGACAGGTTCTATGCTGCGGCACCAGTCTGCTCTCCCACCCGTGGCAGCTTTCTGACAGGCAGACATCCCAATCGATTTGGCTGTTTTCTATATGGATATCCCCTGAAAACCGAAGAAATCACCCTGCCCCAGTACTTGCAGAAAGCGGGCTATCGCACCGGCCATTTTGGCAAGTGGCACCTGAATGGGATCAGCGGCCCCGGAAAAGCAGTGCTGAAATCTGACCCACTGCACCCAGGTGTGTTTGGCTTCGATCGGTGGGTCTCCGCGTCGAATTTTTATGATCTTAACCCCAGCCTGGGGAAAGATGGCGTTGCCACGGACTATCAAGGGGATGGTTCAGATATTGCTGTGGCAGAAACAATTAAGTTCATTGATGCAGAACAAGCCGATGATACCAAAAAGCCATTTTGTGCAGTGGTCTGGTTTGGAAACCCCCACTTACCACATAAAGCCCTGCAGGAAGATCTGAAGGCAGCTGGTGGCTCCCACTATCATGGGGAAATAATTGCAATTGATCGTGCCATGGGTACGATTGTCAAAGCACTGGCAGATCGCAGGATTTCCGAAAACACCATTGTGTTCTTTTGCAGCGATAATGGTGGTAAAGAAGTGGGTTCCACTGGCGATTTACGTGGCTTCAAAGGTTCGGTGTGGGAAGGTGGCCTGCGGGTGCCTGGTCTGCTGGTTTGGCCTTCAAAAATCAAACCGGTTGTTACCGCCGAACCTGCCTGCACAAGCGACCTATTGCCCACAATTCTAGATCTGCTGAACATCCCGCTTGCAGATAAACGACCGATCGATGGTGTCAGTTGGAAGCCACTGATTGAAGGAAAACCCTGGAAGCGGGAAGGTGGGATCGGTTTCTGGCACTATGCTGCAGGTAAGAAAAACGCGGGAAATCAGAAATTTGCCATCGAAGTAGGACACGCCGCCTGGAACAAGGGGAATTACAAACTCCACCGCACCGCGAAAGGTGATTTTCAACTTTATGATCTGGTAACAGATCGACAGGAAAAGAATGATCTGGCTACCAAAATGCCCGATCTACTGAAGGAATATCAGGCGGAACTGACCACATGGCAGAAATCAGTCGTCAACAGCTATCGTGGGCTGGATTATCCAAAGAAATAG
- a CDS encoding AAA family ATPase — protein sequence MDDMWKLLAGGAALGVVASFWTKIKGVIWRICSLFVQQAEIPTEFAHNALVAYLVTNKKRSRTYDRMFGAWHAHRRDGRYGLVAYEQFGNRSMIFWHGWIPFYFSNTVESKANGKTKNESGGDDEITKIYSTLTFVRGTVDVEQLLLNACNACNQQSWDNDQQASQKNSRFVIHYVPKRGDEENHRHQNGTNGLAWYQQGYYRLLGITPDELGKFRLTEGSALENLIFPQRVKQLIREIELWRNNRDWYLNKGIPWKRGWLLYGPPGTGKTALARAFAEDLNMPIYVFNLAEMSNHELMKSWREMQVNIPCIALIEDIDNVFHGRENVSRKTSMMPMFFSDNKSSADSGKENKDKGMFTPLTFDCLLNCLDGVERTDGIFTIITTNDLSKIDPALGQPRKLPDGSTEFISTRPGRVDKAVELSYMEVGDKRLMAHKILGEYAAALQQMLEFIDRYPDLEETPAQFQERCGQVALRCFWNEEQLAVVESETLVDSDDVPERATGNAISHGLTIVDRTEKESSLRNGKTSELPA from the coding sequence ATGGATGACATGTGGAAGTTACTAGCAGGTGGGGCCGCTTTGGGCGTTGTTGCCAGTTTTTGGACGAAGATTAAGGGGGTTATCTGGCGCATCTGCAGTTTATTTGTGCAGCAGGCAGAAATCCCCACCGAGTTTGCCCACAACGCGTTGGTTGCTTATCTGGTGACCAATAAGAAGCGATCTCGCACGTACGATCGGATGTTTGGTGCGTGGCATGCCCACCGACGCGATGGGCGGTATGGCCTGGTTGCATATGAACAGTTCGGTAACCGCAGTATGATCTTCTGGCATGGTTGGATTCCGTTCTATTTTTCCAACACAGTAGAATCAAAAGCGAACGGAAAAACCAAAAACGAATCAGGTGGGGATGATGAAATTACCAAAATTTACAGCACATTGACCTTTGTGCGCGGCACAGTGGATGTGGAACAACTGTTGCTGAATGCTTGTAACGCCTGCAATCAACAAAGCTGGGATAATGACCAGCAGGCATCGCAGAAAAATTCTCGCTTTGTCATTCATTATGTGCCAAAACGTGGCGATGAAGAGAACCATCGGCACCAGAATGGCACCAATGGCCTGGCGTGGTACCAGCAGGGCTACTACCGGTTATTGGGAATAACGCCTGATGAACTGGGGAAGTTCCGGCTGACTGAAGGCAGTGCCCTGGAAAACCTGATTTTCCCGCAACGGGTGAAGCAATTGATTCGAGAAATTGAATTATGGCGAAATAACCGTGATTGGTATTTGAACAAAGGGATTCCGTGGAAGAGGGGTTGGTTGCTGTATGGCCCACCCGGAACGGGTAAAACCGCACTGGCACGGGCATTTGCCGAAGACCTGAACATGCCGATTTATGTGTTCAATCTTGCGGAAATGTCCAACCACGAACTGATGAAATCCTGGCGGGAAATGCAGGTCAATATCCCATGTATTGCACTGATTGAAGATATCGACAATGTCTTTCATGGTCGTGAAAACGTTTCGAGGAAAACCAGTATGATGCCGATGTTCTTTTCAGATAACAAGTCATCGGCAGATTCTGGCAAAGAGAACAAAGACAAGGGGATGTTTACACCACTGACGTTTGATTGTTTGCTGAATTGTCTCGATGGTGTAGAACGCACGGATGGGATCTTTACCATCATTACTACCAATGATCTGAGCAAGATCGACCCCGCACTGGGTCAGCCAAGAAAGTTGCCGGATGGTAGCACCGAGTTTATTTCGACACGACCTGGTCGGGTGGATAAGGCCGTAGAACTGTCCTACATGGAAGTGGGGGATAAACGGTTGATGGCCCACAAGATACTCGGTGAATATGCAGCAGCATTACAGCAGATGCTGGAATTTATTGACCGCTATCCAGACCTGGAAGAAACACCTGCCCAATTTCAGGAACGGTGTGGTCAGGTGGCATTACGCTGCTTCTGGAATGAAGAGCAACTTGCAGTTGTCGAATCGGAAACTTTAGTCGATTCCGACGATGTGCCAGAACGTGCGACAGGGAACGCTATTTCCCACGGATTGACGATAGTGGATCGCACCGAAAAAGAATCCAGCTTGCGAAACGGCAAAACCAGTGAACTGCCTGCGTGA
- a CDS encoding magnesium chelatase, which produces MNQISKPTTLHDLLATGWQSRSIKDEVRSNFIRCMAQQEEMFPGMVGYENTVIPEISIAMLAGHDMLFLGEKGQGKSRLMRSLVRFLDPEIPYLNIPDSPVKEDPLKPITSAGKRLIQNTDPKDIPIAWWARKDRYAERLAPGTKFADIIGELDPAKLAAGTSMSLEESLHFGLIPRMHRGIFAMNEIPELDELIQVGLFNILEERDVQIRGYPIQFDLDILILFSANPATYNRSGKVIPQLKDRIGSLIQTHYPKDRDLGIQIMVQESHLDLEGEYPVHVPYFMQQVIEQITICARKSKYVDHQSGVSARFSLANYRTMVASARRRGILHQEKPAVPRISDLGHLPTSSLGKLELDLMGTTQMSENQVLEAIIAEAIANVFEEYVESHGLEAISELFSKGVKVEVGDTLPSASYVERLKKVPQAWEKAFELNRADHPGMRAACVEFVLAGLYATDRISRSTRHGNMFYQI; this is translated from the coding sequence TTGAACCAGATTTCGAAACCCACCACATTACATGACCTGCTGGCAACAGGTTGGCAATCCCGCTCGATCAAAGATGAGGTGAGGAGCAACTTCATCCGGTGCATGGCCCAGCAGGAAGAAATGTTTCCGGGAATGGTGGGCTATGAAAACACCGTCATTCCGGAAATTTCTATTGCCATGCTTGCCGGGCACGACATGCTATTCCTGGGCGAAAAAGGGCAGGGGAAGAGCCGCCTGATGCGGTCATTAGTTCGATTTCTCGACCCGGAAATTCCTTATCTGAACATTCCTGATTCTCCTGTAAAAGAAGACCCTCTGAAGCCGATTACTTCTGCGGGAAAACGCCTGATTCAAAATACCGATCCTAAAGATATCCCCATTGCCTGGTGGGCAAGGAAAGATCGTTATGCAGAACGCCTGGCACCGGGCACCAAGTTTGCAGACATTATTGGCGAACTCGATCCTGCCAAACTGGCAGCAGGCACCAGCATGTCGCTGGAAGAATCGCTGCACTTTGGTTTGATCCCGCGGATGCACCGTGGAATCTTTGCCATGAACGAAATCCCGGAACTGGATGAACTGATCCAGGTGGGGCTGTTCAATATCCTCGAAGAACGGGATGTCCAGATCCGTGGCTATCCCATCCAGTTCGATCTCGACATACTGATTCTGTTTTCCGCGAACCCAGCCACTTACAATCGTTCCGGAAAGGTGATCCCCCAGTTGAAAGATCGTATTGGTTCGCTGATACAGACGCATTATCCCAAAGATCGAGATCTGGGTATTCAGATCATGGTGCAGGAGTCCCACCTCGATCTGGAAGGTGAGTACCCCGTGCACGTGCCGTACTTCATGCAGCAGGTGATCGAACAGATTACGATTTGTGCCCGCAAGTCGAAATATGTCGATCATCAGTCTGGAGTCAGTGCCCGTTTCAGTCTGGCGAATTATCGCACCATGGTGGCTTCAGCACGAAGACGTGGCATATTGCACCAGGAAAAGCCGGCTGTGCCCCGGATCAGTGATCTAGGCCATTTGCCCACCTCGTCGCTGGGCAAGCTGGAACTGGATCTCATGGGCACCACGCAGATGTCTGAAAACCAGGTGCTGGAAGCAATCATCGCCGAAGCAATTGCCAACGTCTTTGAAGAATATGTCGAAAGCCACGGCTTGGAAGCCATTTCCGAACTGTTCTCGAAAGGCGTGAAGGTTGAAGTGGGCGATACGCTTCCTTCTGCCAGTTATGTTGAACGATTGAAAAAGGTGCCCCAGGCCTGGGAAAAGGCATTTGAGCTCAACCGTGCGGATCACCCCGGCATGCGTGCAGCGTGCGTAGAATTTGTACTCGCAGGTTTGTACGCCACTGATCGAATTTCCCGCTCCACGCGTCACGGGAATATGTTTTATCAGATATAA